A single uncultured Methanolobus sp. DNA region contains:
- a CDS encoding cobaltochelatase subunit CobN translates to MKVKIRSILLAGLLLLLSLTTIAAADEQQINIMYVGWVPDPALEMASQNATFAEDINYIYIPSYNTTTWADPSDELIDAANSGLLADQDIIFCDMLSAAVFDPIDSFFEQAHDSGVSLIDINSISTPSYFDYISDGNDDDIICNLYNNMGVTTEEEKLNAELLLKYLAQEYGNHPEITDDWDRIHVLCIAWTPNTALQMAADTNRYRDIIEYTYLPSYNTTTWAGPSDELIEAGENGLLDYQDVIFCDMLASSIYEPMDAAFVNASDNGAVFVDIRSMDTPEYFDHVYSGSEDNQLCNLYNSIGVSTEEEIEASKDLLIFLASEYSNRPDITDDWDKVNILYIAWTPSAALELASEMSEHSDDIVFTFLPSYNTTTWAGPSDEFIEAADELFLEKQDIIFCDMLSASIYDLLNASFFDAQGNGASLVDIRSINTPEYFDYVSNGSIDDPICNYYNSMGTDTEEEQENAQSLLEYLAVEYGNKEITDTWSNKIKIMYIAWTPSEALELASQNNIHSDEIEYTYIPSYNTTTWAGPSDELIAASDSGLLAEQDIIFCDMLSASIYDPLNASFYDAKNIGTSMVDIRSINTPDYFDYVSDGSVDDPICNYYNSMGTGTEVEKQNAENLLTYLAKEYGNHPEITDKWITIKVLYIAWAPSDALAMASQTNPYSQNIEYTYIPSYNTTTWAGPSDELIAAGEGGLLAEQDVIFCDMLADSIFDPMDVFFNAAHDNGTVLVDIRSMNTPEYFDYVYGGTENNTLCNYYNNMGTATTSQLINAENLLIYLAKELGINPELTDEWEYVTLGPISLPDVGLYHPDYEGKYFETTEEYLAWYSDYAGTHRVYDPSKPTIGMWMHRSDMKDGNTQVADALVRDIESKDCNVILGFDTFDDILKYYCDEEGQPLVQCVISLKSFRLNYFNNTKGLEELEALDVPVLRGIVVESTSSYDPADANRGIPNGQVVRKTIGPNVDGIFEFIVVGDSIYDPDTQTSVFSARDAQVDWIVNRSINWAELKLNENKDKKVAIIYYNYPSGKDNIGASYLDTISSMRLLLNKMDDNGFTVEGVPENNSQLLEMIWAQGINAGSWAPGVMYEMVENRTEWGLQLIPMETYHQWFEEEIPEELQDQVIQEWGAPWDEDLPQNKSLMIWEDETGEKFIVIPTVQFGNVWIMPQPARGFLQNDDTLYHSSIVPPPHQYIAFYLWLNDEWNADAVIHLGTHGTHEWLPGQAYGMNRSAEWAPLLLQDLPNIYPYIVANVGEGLTAEYRGNALIIDHLTPTLERSGTYGSLQNMSRFIQEYYGPEMSLQTKMAYQMAIIDEMVESGVDVDLEVNATELYLYDESQFDDFVRNILHEYLEDIEGENIPYGMHILGEVPSTNSTGPYRDELSGMVRSMMGSYFEDNITAAFYPAEEYPLGIPFNDTNVDLLVWEVITNGTSPGDAQMMVYGEVNESLNLDLEFGLDCRQNLLDSAIEIDRVVSALSAGFIPAGPGTDPIMNPNAVPTGRNFYGVNPELYPSEATWKLGKVLAQQLLVDYYENHGEYPRKVSFSRFGVEFIRDHGTLEAEALYLMGVQPVWDRNGKVIGVELMSEEELLPNYDTSAAGRPRVDIVYTTAGMRDAFPDKLKMLDEAAKLANLAEPGNYPNYINISTQAIYTDLYASFLNSTGNETYSAEMAGKLSTMRCFAVRDGTYEIAVGNAIEASGTWDNESEIAELYLDKMGYAYGSELWGFDCSELLRGNLMNVDASVHSDSSNLYDTLDNDDFFQYFGGLNLATRYVSGKTPDMYVSDTRNPDQAEMVELGRYINVNIRSRYLNDKWIEGMMNSGYAGGRMMAEFVDNLWGWEVSNPELVDDSMWENVLKTYVNDDMKDFFNANNPGAYQSITGRMLEGVRKGYITMPEDAVNKLVNEYMESVAEYGATCCHHTCGNPLLDNFVQGNMGAAGVSQQVIDAYNKQLNAATTLPANPTIVQPDTNVDRVKDDSLNSVQRSMAAGSGTSNQTMMTDSGGAGLDSETPVQDSPKSTPDNYIEGYEMTQETVTPVESSNISFTSSDILASIFVVGVVGAIYLGFWKRRKF, encoded by the coding sequence ATGAAAGTAAAAATAAGATCCATATTATTGGCTGGTTTACTGTTGTTATTATCATTAACAACAATTGCAGCGGCAGATGAACAACAAATAAATATCATGTATGTAGGATGGGTGCCAGATCCTGCTCTGGAAATGGCAAGCCAGAATGCTACATTTGCTGAGGATATAAACTATATTTATATTCCTTCTTACAACACCACAACCTGGGCAGATCCAAGTGATGAACTTATTGATGCTGCAAATTCCGGGCTTCTGGCTGATCAGGACATCATATTCTGCGACATGTTGTCTGCAGCTGTTTTTGATCCAATTGATTCTTTTTTTGAGCAGGCACATGATAGCGGAGTCTCATTGATTGATATTAATTCAATAAGCACGCCTTCTTACTTTGATTACATCAGTGATGGAAATGACGATGACATAATCTGTAATCTGTATAACAATATGGGAGTCACAACTGAAGAAGAAAAACTGAATGCAGAGCTGTTACTCAAATACCTGGCACAGGAATACGGAAATCATCCGGAGATAACTGATGACTGGGACAGGATCCATGTACTTTGCATTGCCTGGACACCAAACACTGCACTTCAGATGGCTGCTGATACAAACAGGTACAGGGACATCATAGAGTACACATATCTTCCTTCTTATAATACAACAACCTGGGCAGGCCCAAGCGACGAACTTATTGAAGCAGGAGAAAACGGGCTTCTGGATTATCAGGACGTAATATTCTGTGACATGCTTGCTTCATCAATCTATGAACCAATGGATGCTGCATTTGTCAATGCAAGCGATAATGGCGCCGTTTTTGTTGATATCCGATCAATGGATACTCCTGAATATTTCGATCATGTCTATTCAGGTTCAGAGGATAATCAGCTATGCAATCTTTACAACAGTATTGGTGTAAGCACTGAAGAAGAAATAGAAGCATCAAAGGATCTTCTAATCTTCCTGGCAAGTGAATATTCAAACCGTCCTGATATCACAGATGACTGGGACAAGGTCAATATCCTCTATATCGCCTGGACACCAAGCGCAGCACTGGAACTTGCAAGTGAGATGAGTGAACATTCTGATGATATTGTATTCACATTCCTGCCTTCCTATAACACAACAACCTGGGCCGGACCAAGTGATGAATTTATTGAGGCCGCAGATGAGCTTTTCCTTGAAAAGCAGGATATCATATTCTGTGACATGCTCTCCGCAAGTATTTACGATCTACTTAATGCCTCATTCTTTGATGCTCAGGGTAATGGTGCATCCCTTGTGGATATAAGGTCTATTAATACACCTGAATACTTTGATTATGTTTCCAATGGTTCGATAGATGATCCTATATGCAACTACTACAACAGCATGGGAACTGATACAGAAGAGGAGCAGGAAAATGCACAGTCGCTTCTGGAATATCTTGCTGTCGAATATGGTAACAAGGAAATAACCGACACCTGGAGCAACAAGATAAAGATAATGTATATTGCCTGGACACCAAGTGAAGCACTGGAGCTTGCAAGCCAGAACAATATTCACAGTGATGAGATAGAATACACTTACATTCCATCATATAACACCACAACCTGGGCAGGGCCAAGTGATGAGCTCATAGCTGCTTCAGATAGTGGTCTGCTGGCAGAGCAGGATATTATTTTCTGCGACATGCTTTCCGCAAGTATCTATGATCCACTCAATGCTTCATTCTATGATGCAAAGAACATTGGTACATCCATGGTTGATATAAGATCCATCAACACGCCTGATTACTTTGATTATGTTTCTGATGGCTCTGTAGATGATCCTATTTGCAACTATTACAACAGTATGGGTACCGGAACAGAAGTTGAGAAGCAGAATGCTGAAAACCTGTTAACATACCTTGCAAAAGAATACGGAAACCATCCGGAGATCACAGATAAATGGATCACTATCAAAGTATTATACATTGCATGGGCACCAAGTGACGCACTTGCAATGGCAAGCCAGACAAACCCGTACAGTCAGAATATTGAGTACACCTACATTCCTTCCTATAACACAACTACCTGGGCCGGACCAAGTGATGAACTCATAGCTGCCGGTGAAGGAGGTCTTCTGGCTGAGCAGGATGTTATATTCTGTGACATGCTTGCAGACAGTATATTTGATCCAATGGACGTTTTCTTCAACGCTGCACATGATAACGGTACTGTGCTGGTGGATATACGTTCCATGAACACGCCTGAATACTTCGATTATGTTTACGGAGGTACAGAGAACAACACTCTCTGTAATTACTACAACAACATGGGAACTGCAACTACTTCCCAGTTGATCAATGCAGAGAATCTCCTCATCTATCTTGCAAAGGAACTTGGAATAAATCCTGAGCTTACAGATGAATGGGAATATGTGACTTTAGGTCCGATCTCATTGCCTGATGTAGGTCTTTATCACCCTGATTACGAAGGCAAATACTTTGAGACAACAGAAGAATATCTTGCATGGTATTCAGATTATGCCGGCACACACAGGGTATACGACCCAAGCAAACCAACCATAGGAATGTGGATGCACAGGTCCGATATGAAAGATGGCAATACACAGGTTGCTGATGCACTTGTGAGAGATATCGAGTCAAAGGACTGTAACGTAATACTTGGGTTCGATACCTTTGATGATATTCTCAAATACTACTGTGATGAAGAAGGTCAGCCACTTGTGCAGTGTGTGATATCACTGAAGAGTTTCAGGCTTAACTATTTCAACAACACAAAGGGTCTGGAGGAACTTGAGGCTCTGGATGTTCCTGTACTCAGGGGCATTGTTGTTGAAAGTACAAGCTCCTATGATCCGGCTGATGCAAATCGTGGTATACCAAATGGCCAGGTTGTGCGCAAGACCATCGGTCCTAATGTTGACGGTATTTTCGAGTTCATAGTTGTAGGTGACAGCATATATGATCCTGACACACAGACCAGTGTATTTTCAGCAAGGGATGCACAGGTAGACTGGATAGTGAACAGGTCCATTAACTGGGCTGAACTGAAGCTCAACGAGAACAAGGACAAGAAAGTTGCCATCATCTACTACAACTATCCATCAGGAAAGGACAACATCGGTGCAAGCTACCTTGACACCATCTCAAGCATGAGATTGTTGCTCAATAAGATGGATGACAATGGTTTCACAGTAGAAGGTGTTCCTGAGAATAACAGTCAGCTCCTTGAAATGATATGGGCTCAGGGAATCAATGCCGGTTCATGGGCTCCGGGTGTCATGTACGAGATGGTTGAGAACAGAACCGAATGGGGACTTCAGCTCATACCGATGGAGACATATCACCAGTGGTTTGAAGAAGAGATCCCTGAAGAACTTCAGGATCAGGTCATACAGGAATGGGGAGCTCCATGGGATGAAGACCTTCCGCAGAATAAGAGTCTTATGATATGGGAGGACGAAACTGGTGAGAAATTCATTGTCATTCCAACAGTTCAGTTCGGTAACGTCTGGATAATGCCACAACCTGCAAGAGGCTTCCTGCAGAACGATGATACGCTCTACCACAGTAGTATTGTTCCGCCACCACACCAGTATATTGCTTTCTATCTGTGGCTCAATGATGAATGGAATGCAGATGCAGTCATTCATCTTGGTACACACGGGACGCATGAATGGCTGCCAGGACAGGCATATGGTATGAACCGTTCTGCAGAGTGGGCTCCACTGTTATTGCAGGATCTGCCTAACATCTACCCATACATCGTGGCTAATGTCGGTGAAGGACTTACAGCTGAATATCGTGGTAACGCTCTGATAATTGACCACCTGACACCAACACTGGAAAGGTCAGGAACTTATGGCTCACTTCAGAACATGTCACGCTTTATCCAGGAATACTACGGACCAGAGATGTCACTGCAGACTAAAATGGCATATCAGATGGCTATTATCGATGAAATGGTAGAGTCAGGTGTTGATGTTGATCTTGAGGTCAATGCAACGGAGCTTTACCTGTATGATGAATCACAGTTCGATGACTTTGTAAGGAACATACTCCATGAATATCTAGAAGACATCGAAGGAGAGAACATACCATACGGAATGCACATACTTGGAGAGGTTCCTTCAACCAATTCCACCGGTCCTTACAGGGATGAACTTTCAGGTATGGTAAGATCAATGATGGGAAGTTACTTCGAGGATAATATCACGGCAGCTTTCTATCCGGCTGAAGAGTATCCGCTTGGTATTCCATTCAATGATACAAATGTTGACCTGCTTGTATGGGAGGTCATTACCAACGGAACAAGTCCCGGTGATGCACAGATGATGGTATATGGTGAGGTCAACGAGTCATTGAACCTTGATCTGGAATTTGGTCTTGATTGCAGGCAGAACCTGCTGGACAGTGCCATTGAGATCGACCGTGTTGTTTCTGCACTTAGTGCCGGTTTCATTCCGGCAGGTCCTGGTACCGATCCGATCATGAATCCTAATGCTGTTCCAACAGGAAGGAACTTCTATGGTGTCAATCCTGAGCTATATCCGTCAGAAGCAACCTGGAAACTTGGAAAGGTGCTTGCACAACAGTTACTTGTAGATTACTATGAGAACCATGGAGAGTATCCACGTAAAGTGTCTTTCTCAAGGTTCGGAGTGGAGTTCATCAGGGATCACGGTACCCTGGAAGCAGAGGCACTGTACCTGATGGGTGTACAGCCTGTATGGGACAGGAACGGAAAAGTAATAGGAGTTGAGCTCATGTCTGAAGAAGAACTCCTGCCGAACTATGATACCTCAGCTGCAGGAAGACCACGTGTTGATATAGTCTATACTACAGCTGGTATGCGTGATGCGTTCCCGGACAAGCTGAAAATGCTGGATGAGGCTGCTAAACTTGCAAACCTTGCAGAGCCTGGAAACTATCCGAACTATATCAATATCAGCACACAGGCGATCTATACGGATCTTTATGCTTCATTCCTGAACAGTACAGGTAACGAGACATATTCAGCCGAGATGGCAGGTAAATTGTCAACCATGAGATGCTTCGCAGTTCGTGACGGTACCTATGAAATAGCTGTAGGAAATGCGATCGAGGCAAGTGGTACATGGGATAATGAATCCGAGATAGCCGAGCTGTATCTTGACAAGATGGGTTATGCCTATGGAAGTGAACTCTGGGGCTTTGACTGTTCCGAACTTCTCAGGGGTAACCTGATGAATGTGGATGCTTCTGTACATTCAGACTCATCCAACCTGTATGACACGCTTGACAATGATGATTTCTTCCAGTATTTCGGTGGTTTGAACCTTGCCACACGGTATGTAAGCGGCAAGACTCCTGACATGTATGTGTCTGATACAAGGAATCCTGACCAGGCAGAGATGGTCGAGCTTGGAAGATATATCAACGTCAATATCCGTTCCAGGTATCTCAATGACAAGTGGATAGAAGGAATGATGAACTCAGGTTATGCCGGTGGCAGAATGATGGCTGAGTTCGTGGACAATCTCTGGGGCTGGGAAGTCTCCAATCCTGAACTTGTCGATGACAGTATGTGGGAAAATGTGCTTAAAACATACGTCAACGATGATATGAAGGATTTCTTCAATGCAAACAACCCTGGTGCTTACCAGTCCATTACAGGAAGGATGCTGGAAGGTGTACGCAAAGGCTACATAACTATGCCTGAGGATGCAGTTAACAAACTTGTAAATGAGTATATGGAGTCAGTTGCAGAATATGGAGCAACATGCTGTCATCACACATGTGGAAACCCACTGCTGGATAATTTCGTTCAGGGCAACATGGGTGCTGCAGGTGTCAGCCAGCAGGTAATAGATGCTTACAACAAACAGTTGAATGCCGCAACTACTTTACCTGCCAATCCGACCATTGTTCAGCCGGATACAAATGTGGACAGGGTAAAAGATGATTCACTTAATTCTGTACAGAGGTCAATGGCAGCAGGTTCAGGCACATCCAACCAGACAATGATGACTGATTCAGGTGGAGCCGGACTTGATTCTGAAACACCTGTTCAGGATAGTCCGAAGTCCACTCCGGATAATTACATAGAAGGTTATGAGATGACACAGGAAACTGTGACTCCTGTTGAAAGCAGCAACATCTCATTCACTAGTTCAGATATCCTTGCATCTATATTTGTGGTGGGTGTTGTTGGAGCAATATATCTGGGATTCTGGAAGAGAAGGAAATTCTAA